In Bacillus cereus ATCC 14579, a single window of DNA contains:
- a CDS encoding DUF350 domain-containing protein, whose amino-acid sequence MTWTNVLAMLVWTGASAVLLFAIMWVDSIFTKYNDLKEIKNGNTAVTTRFVMKLFAQGYILSQSITKANDLWQALLASAVSFVILLVVEMFIEFVLKKMAGLDLEEGTKEGSVAHAMLAGSLHIVGALILGACL is encoded by the coding sequence ATGACATGGACAAATGTATTAGCCATGCTTGTATGGACTGGAGCGAGTGCAGTACTTTTATTTGCAATTATGTGGGTTGATTCGATTTTTACAAAATACAATGATTTAAAAGAAATAAAAAATGGGAATACAGCTGTAACAACTCGTTTCGTTATGAAATTATTCGCGCAAGGGTACATTTTATCTCAATCGATAACGAAAGCAAATGATTTATGGCAAGCACTTCTTGCATCAGCAGTTTCTTTCGTTATTTTATTAGTGGTAGAAATGTTTATCGAATTTGTGTTAAAGAAAATGGCTGGTTTAGATTTAGAAGAAGGTACGAAAGAAGGCAGTGTTGCGCACGCGATGTTGGCCGGATCATTACATATTGTGGGTGCACTTATTTTAGGTGCTTGTTTATAA
- a CDS encoding YitT family protein: MEKIIKNKPNKLKIASKALMIIIGAFITAYGLEAVLIPNNVSDGGVTGLSIVSSRLFGLPLGALIAVINIPFVWLGYKQIGKSFAIYSIIGIASLAIGTVVMHGIPAIIEGDTLLVTVVGGIIIGFGMGLALRNGGALDGIDMLAVLLSRKLPFGTSDLILFLNMFVFIFVSTVFGLQGAILSAIAYFIASKVIHIVEVGLSGSKAFKIITKEPELMVETIRDRLGRSATYNEVYGGYSREKFKEISCVINRLEESKMKELINEIDPHAFITVYDVAEVKGGNFKKRDIH, from the coding sequence ATGGAGAAAATTATCAAAAACAAGCCCAATAAGCTAAAAATTGCTTCGAAAGCTTTGATGATTATTATTGGGGCATTTATCACAGCGTACGGATTAGAAGCAGTATTAATTCCAAATAACGTATCAGACGGTGGTGTAACTGGTTTAAGTATCGTTAGTTCAAGATTATTTGGATTGCCATTAGGAGCTCTAATCGCAGTTATTAACATTCCTTTCGTTTGGTTAGGATATAAGCAAATCGGTAAAAGCTTTGCGATTTATTCTATTATTGGAATTGCTTCATTAGCAATAGGTACCGTTGTCATGCACGGAATACCAGCTATTATTGAAGGCGATACATTATTAGTTACAGTTGTTGGTGGTATTATCATCGGTTTTGGTATGGGACTAGCATTACGTAACGGTGGGGCATTAGATGGAATCGATATGCTTGCTGTATTGCTTTCTCGTAAGTTACCATTTGGAACGAGTGACCTTATTTTATTCTTAAACATGTTCGTATTTATTTTCGTATCAACCGTATTCGGTCTTCAAGGAGCTATCCTTTCGGCAATTGCTTACTTTATTGCTTCGAAAGTGATTCATATCGTTGAAGTTGGTTTAAGTGGTTCGAAAGCATTTAAAATCATTACAAAAGAGCCTGAATTAATGGTAGAAACAATTCGCGATCGTTTAGGCCGAAGTGCAACATATAACGAAGTATACGGTGGTTATTCAAGAGAGAAGTTTAAAGAAATTTCATGTGTAATTAACCGTTTAGAAGAAAGTAAAATGAAAGAACTTATTAATGAAATCGATCCACACGCCTTTATTACAGTTTATGACGTAGCAGAAGTAAAAGGCGGTAACTTTAAGAAACGTGATATTCATTAA
- a CDS encoding PspA/IM30 family protein, which translates to MSVFKRLRDLTMSNVYSLIEKAEDPVKMTDQYLRDMQADVQEAEKSVAAQIALEKKFKILFEEQEALVKKREEQAHMAVQANNLDLARRALEEKQNAEQKMNEYKASYEQNKAAADNLRLKLEEMRKQLNELKNKRETLVARVNAAKAQKNINQAMSGFDSNSAKAGLSRMEEKALQLEAEAEASGEVYKKEKSLDDEFASLNKNSAVDDELARIMKQYEK; encoded by the coding sequence ATGTCTGTATTTAAACGATTAAGAGATTTAACAATGTCAAATGTGTATTCGTTAATTGAAAAAGCGGAAGATCCAGTTAAGATGACTGATCAATATTTACGCGATATGCAAGCTGATGTACAAGAGGCTGAGAAAAGTGTAGCAGCTCAAATCGCACTTGAGAAGAAATTCAAAATATTATTTGAAGAGCAAGAAGCACTTGTGAAAAAACGTGAAGAGCAGGCTCATATGGCTGTTCAAGCTAATAACTTAGATCTTGCGCGTCGTGCATTAGAAGAAAAACAAAATGCAGAGCAAAAAATGAATGAGTATAAAGCAAGCTACGAGCAAAATAAAGCTGCTGCTGATAACCTGCGCCTAAAGCTAGAAGAAATGCGTAAGCAATTAAATGAGCTGAAAAATAAACGTGAAACACTTGTAGCGCGTGTAAATGCGGCGAAAGCACAAAAGAATATTAATCAGGCGATGTCTGGATTTGATTCAAATTCAGCAAAAGCTGGTTTAAGCCGTATGGAAGAGAAAGCTCTTCAATTAGAGGCTGAAGCGGAAGCAAGCGGTGAAGTTTATAAAAAAGAAAAATCATTAGATGATGAATTCGCAAGCTTAAACAAAAATTCTGCTGTTGACGATGAATTAGCTCGTATTATGAAGCAGTATGAGAAATAA
- a CDS encoding beta-class carbonic anhydrase, with translation MKSLEEILQYNEKFVEEKKYEEYETGKFPNKKMVIISCMDTRLVELLPKAMNMRNGDVKIIKVAGAVISHPFGSIMRSILVAVYELGADEVCVVGHHDCGMAKIQASSTIEKMKERGITNEKLDTLRYSGIDLERFLQGFSSVEESVEHSVSILRNHPLLPEEVPVHGLVIDPETGKLDLVVNGYDN, from the coding sequence ATGAAGTCATTAGAAGAGATTTTGCAGTACAATGAGAAATTTGTTGAAGAGAAAAAATACGAAGAGTATGAAACAGGAAAATTCCCGAATAAAAAAATGGTAATTATCTCTTGTATGGATACTCGTCTTGTTGAATTATTACCAAAAGCAATGAATATGCGTAACGGTGATGTGAAAATTATTAAGGTAGCAGGAGCTGTTATCTCACATCCATTCGGAAGTATTATGCGTAGTATTTTAGTTGCTGTATATGAACTTGGTGCTGATGAAGTTTGTGTAGTTGGTCACCACGATTGCGGTATGGCAAAAATTCAGGCAAGCAGTACAATTGAGAAGATGAAAGAGCGCGGTATAACAAATGAGAAATTAGATACACTCCGTTATTCTGGAATCGATTTAGAAAGATTCCTACAAGGGTTCTCTAGTGTAGAAGAAAGTGTAGAACATAGCGTATCGATACTTCGCAACCATCCGTTACTTCCAGAAGAAGTACCTGTTCACGGTCTTGTTATCGATCCTGAAACAGGAAAATTAGATTTAGTTGTGAATGGTTACGACAATTAA
- a CDS encoding DUF4178 domain-containing protein gives MSLFKRIKNIMKSPEPPKPEKSLLTLAPGDMVEVSLVMYELIGKTSMHSRKEIVLTLQDGKDIRYLKIEDRENTYYKLYTPIDGRLDSIDEIPTTIEMDDTEYHMEEQYNGRVVVMGKTPFSASEEQYVWEFQSDNRKLLRIEWQNGRTMMYEGEAIIPADVQIIRAM, from the coding sequence ATGAGTTTATTTAAGCGAATTAAAAATATAATGAAAAGCCCAGAACCGCCGAAACCAGAGAAAAGTTTGTTAACGTTAGCTCCTGGCGATATGGTTGAAGTTTCATTAGTCATGTATGAATTAATTGGGAAAACGAGTATGCATTCTCGTAAAGAAATTGTTTTAACACTGCAAGACGGGAAAGATATTCGTTATTTAAAAATTGAAGATCGTGAAAATACGTATTACAAATTATATACACCAATTGATGGTCGTTTAGATTCGATTGATGAAATTCCGACGACAATTGAGATGGATGATACAGAGTACCATATGGAAGAGCAATATAACGGACGTGTTGTTGTGATGGGGAAAACACCATTCTCAGCTTCAGAAGAACAGTATGTATGGGAGTTCCAATCGGATAATCGAAAATTATTACGTATTGAATGGCAAAATGGTCGCACAATGATGTATGAGGGAGAAGCAATTATTCCTGCTGATGTACAAATTATAAGAGCAATGTAA
- the thiT gene encoding energy-coupled thiamine transporter ThiT, whose translation MRNTNLQAMIESAILAAFAMIIDILPLSLKLPTGGSISFAMIPIFIIAYRWGFKSAFLGGLVWGLLQIVVGDAYILTPVQAFIEYFIAFAFIGFAGLFYRPIQKALLTSNENSLEQSNLGNRKDKPSSKQNQGKKVLAYIILATFIGSFARYFCHFIAGIIFWGQYAPKGQSAVLYSLIVNGSTMLGSFILCTVLLIFLFITSPRLFKSISAYQMNTQKKGA comes from the coding sequence ATGCGTAACACCAATTTACAAGCGATGATCGAATCTGCTATTCTTGCAGCCTTCGCCATGATTATCGATATTTTACCATTATCACTTAAACTTCCAACAGGCGGTTCTATCTCATTCGCTATGATTCCTATTTTTATTATTGCTTACCGCTGGGGCTTTAAATCAGCTTTCTTAGGCGGTTTAGTTTGGGGACTATTACAAATTGTCGTGGGAGATGCTTATATTTTAACACCTGTTCAAGCATTCATTGAGTACTTCATTGCCTTTGCTTTTATCGGATTTGCTGGCTTATTCTATCGTCCAATTCAAAAAGCACTTTTAACATCCAATGAAAATAGCTTAGAACAATCAAATTTAGGTAACCGTAAAGACAAACCTTCATCAAAACAAAATCAGGGTAAGAAAGTCCTTGCTTATATTATCCTTGCTACATTTATCGGTAGCTTTGCTCGCTATTTCTGCCACTTTATTGCCGGCATTATTTTCTGGGGACAATATGCGCCGAAAGGTCAATCAGCTGTGTTATATTCATTAATCGTAAATGGAAGTACAATGCTTGGTTCTTTTATTTTATGTACCGTTTTACTTATATTTTTATTTATCACTTCACCACGCTTATTCAAGAGCATCAGTGCTTATCAAATGAATACACAAAAAAAGGGCGCTTAA
- a CDS encoding DUF4247 domain-containing protein, whose amino-acid sequence MSNRLFTMIKSFVIPILAIVTLLVVAGYALSGCQGGQTKSIQDRYPLESVAKEGKQESYVYRAANRSVPEVAKELMNEREPKQASKEDENQMFLVYSDKIYNLQKDKEKPSDTLIEISNKEFVRQNYQPSFLQGYIMGSILNDIFGSRKSSYGDYRGYNDRQNHKPVIPERPPTKEEKKTPPPITKEGKGSIIKRGDNVDSKSSVGDTGSITKKGSSTPPPSTGSKGKITKTPGGSSGSDVKPKSSIKTPPRNTSPPKTRVGGSGKITKRR is encoded by the coding sequence ATGTCAAACCGATTGTTTACCATGATTAAATCGTTCGTGATCCCTATACTTGCTATCGTTACATTACTTGTTGTTGCTGGATATGCCTTATCAGGTTGTCAGGGCGGGCAGACAAAGTCGATTCAAGACCGTTATCCGCTTGAATCTGTTGCAAAAGAAGGTAAACAAGAATCTTACGTGTATAGGGCCGCCAATCGGTCAGTTCCTGAAGTCGCGAAGGAACTCATGAATGAAAGAGAACCGAAGCAAGCATCTAAAGAAGACGAAAATCAAATGTTCCTCGTTTATTCTGATAAGATTTATAATCTGCAAAAGGATAAAGAGAAGCCATCTGATACGTTAATTGAAATAAGTAATAAAGAGTTTGTCCGTCAAAATTACCAACCGTCCTTCCTGCAAGGATATATTATGGGTAGTATATTAAATGATATATTCGGTTCACGAAAATCATCGTACGGTGATTATCGCGGATATAATGACAGACAAAATCATAAACCAGTTATTCCAGAGAGACCGCCTACGAAAGAAGAAAAGAAAACCCCGCCTCCAATTACGAAGGAAGGGAAAGGGTCTATCATTAAGCGTGGCGATAATGTAGATTCGAAATCTTCTGTAGGAGATACAGGAAGTATTACGAAAAAAGGAAGCAGCACGCCTCCGCCTTCTACTGGAAGCAAAGGGAAAATAACGAAAACACCAGGTGGTTCGAGCGGATCAGATGTGAAGCCGAAATCATCTATTAAAACGCCGCCAAGGAATACATCTCCTCCGAAAACGAGGGTCGGTGGTTCAGGAAAGATTACGAAGAGAAGATAG
- a CDS encoding YdcF family protein gives MMYFGIIPLILFIIFLISYLKDPRKIINGFLFNAFICFFLLFCVIVSLNSDSDVLRYIIFLPFLALLIMLPFGIVALMFGLFLNARILMKREGRRFTNCLTLLAALGMLFFMLLPIINPASLVSSHLEPIFAAISLISIYFFIHLSNFLSAYFLYQFNRPRRNQDFIIVLGSGLINDKVPPLLASRINKAIDFYWKQAAVNTPPTIIFSGGQGPDEGLPEAEAMQNYAVEKGIPIEHTVQENRSVNTYQNMLFSKEIMDSLKPEGKYKSIFTTNNFHLFRAGIYARQAGLNSQGIGSKTAFYYWPNAMIREYVAIVVMGRKRHMKICGTILGFAVFVSILSFIFS, from the coding sequence ATGATGTATTTCGGAATTATTCCTCTTATATTATTTATTATTTTTCTTATCTCATATTTAAAAGATCCGCGAAAAATAATAAACGGCTTTTTATTTAATGCCTTTATCTGTTTTTTCCTTCTTTTTTGTGTGATTGTATCATTGAACTCAGATAGTGATGTCCTACGCTACATTATATTTTTACCTTTTTTAGCACTTCTCATTATGCTTCCTTTCGGTATTGTTGCTTTAATGTTTGGGCTATTTCTTAATGCTAGAATTTTAATGAAGCGAGAAGGACGACGGTTCACTAACTGTTTAACACTCCTTGCTGCTTTAGGGATGTTATTCTTTATGTTACTCCCTATTATAAATCCAGCAAGTTTGGTTTCATCGCATTTAGAGCCTATTTTTGCAGCTATTTCTCTTATAAGCATATATTTCTTTATACACTTATCTAACTTCTTAAGCGCATATTTTTTATACCAATTCAACAGACCAAGACGTAATCAAGATTTCATTATCGTTCTCGGTAGCGGCTTAATTAATGATAAAGTACCACCTTTACTTGCAAGCCGAATTAATAAAGCTATCGACTTTTATTGGAAACAAGCTGCTGTTAATACACCACCAACAATTATTTTCTCTGGCGGTCAAGGTCCAGATGAAGGACTTCCTGAGGCAGAAGCAATGCAAAATTACGCTGTTGAAAAAGGCATTCCGATTGAACATACAGTGCAAGAAAATCGCTCTGTAAACACATATCAAAACATGTTGTTCTCTAAAGAAATTATGGATTCTTTAAAGCCTGAAGGTAAATATAAAAGTATTTTTACCACAAATAATTTTCACCTTTTCCGCGCTGGTATATATGCAAGACAAGCTGGTCTTAATAGCCAAGGAATTGGATCAAAGACAGCATTTTATTACTGGCCTAACGCAATGATCCGTGAATATGTTGCGATTGTCGTAATGGGACGTAAGCGCCATATGAAAATATGTGGAACTATTTTAGGCTTCGCTGTATTCGTATCAATACTTAGTTTTATATTTTCTTAA
- the yidD gene encoding membrane protein insertion efficiency factor YidD, which yields MKQIFIGIIRFYQKFISPMTPPTCRFYPTCSHYGLEAFQKHGALKGFWLTCKRILKCHPFHPGGFDPVPDKKDDKVNS from the coding sequence ATGAAACAGATTTTTATTGGGATTATACGCTTTTATCAAAAATTCATTTCTCCGATGACACCACCAACATGCCGTTTTTATCCGACTTGTTCTCATTACGGATTAGAGGCGTTTCAAAAACATGGTGCACTCAAAGGTTTTTGGCTTACTTGTAAGCGTATATTAAAATGTCACCCTTTCCACCCGGGAGGATTTGATCCTGTCCCAGATAAAAAGGATGACAAAGTAAATTCTTAA
- a CDS encoding FeoB-associated Cys-rich membrane protein, protein MMVNIIIGAIIFGYAAYTLVNFVKRSKKGKCAACSLNKSCQSQTCSPDMEQIAHNK, encoded by the coding sequence ATGATGGTCAATATTATAATTGGAGCTATCATTTTTGGTTATGCAGCATATACGTTAGTTAATTTTGTAAAGAGAAGTAAAAAAGGAAAATGCGCGGCATGTTCTTTAAATAAGTCATGTCAGTCGCAAACTTGTAGCCCGGATATGGAGCAAATTGCTCATAATAAATAG
- a CDS encoding lipoprotein BA_5634 family protein: MKKLVGIGLAAAISFGALSGCSLLGEKANGFVLYGSEEQVQQITDKNKKEVKEKDFYKMKMTTLDGKKVLVMDKKTGEELVKKELLSKVDEKDNTKPLDKLPAVTTEQGVLFAKEKVENAALDGAKLKYEGNTIIGSGRAYTDMYAIVDDATYSNVKGDEKSVGVLKFDKDPSKEFPGYKGVEASQLVKIKK; the protein is encoded by the coding sequence ATGAAAAAATTAGTAGGAATCGGATTAGCAGCAGCAATTTCATTTGGAGCATTATCAGGTTGTTCTTTATTAGGAGAAAAAGCGAACGGCTTTGTACTGTACGGATCAGAAGAACAAGTTCAGCAAATTACAGATAAAAACAAAAAAGAAGTGAAAGAAAAAGACTTCTATAAAATGAAAATGACAACATTAGATGGTAAAAAAGTTCTTGTAATGGATAAGAAAACTGGTGAAGAACTAGTGAAAAAAGAGTTACTTAGCAAAGTTGATGAAAAAGACAACACGAAACCACTTGATAAATTACCAGCTGTAACAACAGAACAAGGTGTATTATTTGCAAAAGAAAAAGTAGAAAATGCTGCACTTGATGGGGCAAAATTAAAATATGAAGGCAACACAATTATCGGAAGTGGTCGTGCATATACAGATATGTATGCGATTGTCGATGACGCAACTTACAGCAATGTAAAAGGTGATGAAAAATCTGTAGGTGTATTAAAATTTGATAAAGACCCAAGTAAAGAATTCCCTGGTTACAAAGGCGTAGAAGCTTCTCAACTTGTAAAAATTAAAAAGTAA
- the cydB gene encoding cytochrome d ubiquinol oxidase subunit II, with protein MSHDMLAIIWFGLWGVIWTVYFILDGYALGNGMIFPFVTKDRQERNQLQEAIGPFWGGNEVWLITAGGATFAAFPVTYANMFSYLYTPLFLVLLALFARAAGLEFMHKDDSPIWQKTCKWAFAIGSFLIAFLFGVTFANLYYGLQIGKNGYEGNLLSLLNHYGILGGLFFTAIFVVSGALWVMIKTTGEVSDRAYKIARPFSMAAAIILAIFYVATANRTNLFQNFTEYPVLFILPVLAMLMSVLALIMVYKHKIGLAFTFVCLTIAMFMTTGFAGMFPRMLPSRINDAYSTTLYNAAGSQLNLKIMFFVAMVMVPIVIGYQLWSYSIFKNKIHKDSAKGYH; from the coding sequence ATGTCTCATGATATGCTTGCAATCATCTGGTTCGGTTTATGGGGCGTGATTTGGACAGTTTACTTCATTCTTGACGGGTATGCACTTGGTAACGGAATGATTTTTCCTTTCGTTACGAAAGATCGACAAGAACGAAATCAATTACAAGAAGCAATTGGCCCGTTCTGGGGCGGTAATGAAGTATGGTTAATTACAGCTGGTGGCGCAACATTTGCTGCTTTCCCAGTCACATATGCTAATATGTTTAGTTATTTATATACACCGTTATTCTTAGTATTACTTGCACTATTTGCTCGTGCCGCTGGACTGGAATTCATGCATAAAGATGATTCACCAATTTGGCAAAAAACTTGTAAATGGGCATTTGCAATTGGCAGTTTCTTAATCGCCTTTTTATTCGGTGTTACATTTGCTAACTTGTATTACGGACTACAAATCGGAAAAAATGGCTATGAAGGAAATTTACTTAGCTTACTAAACCATTACGGTATATTAGGTGGTCTTTTCTTCACTGCTATATTTGTCGTATCCGGTGCCCTTTGGGTCATGATTAAAACGACTGGTGAAGTATCCGACCGTGCTTATAAAATCGCAAGACCGTTTTCAATGGCAGCTGCTATCATTTTAGCTATTTTCTATGTAGCGACTGCTAATCGAACAAACTTATTCCAAAACTTTACGGAATATCCGGTACTATTCATTCTTCCAGTACTTGCAATGCTAATGAGTGTACTCGCACTAATTATGGTGTACAAACATAAAATTGGCCTTGCATTCACATTCGTTTGCCTAACAATCGCAATGTTTATGACAACTGGCTTTGCAGGTATGTTCCCAAGAATGTTACCATCTCGTATTAACGATGCATACAGTACAACGTTATACAACGCAGCTGGTAGTCAATTAAACTTAAAAATTATGTTCTTCGTTGCAATGGTCATGGTACCAATCGTTATTGGATATCAGCTTTGGAGCTACAGTATATTTAAAAATAAAATTCATAAAGACTCTGCTAAAGGGTATCACTAA
- the cydA gene encoding cytochrome ubiquinol oxidase subunit I yields the protein MSDVLLLSRFQFAITIFYHFLFVPLTIGLVILVACMETQYARTLNPTYRKMANFWGKLFTINFVMGIITGITMEFQFGTNWSEYSKYMGDIFGSPLAIEALVAFFLESTFMGIWLFGKDKISPKFRAFCMWMVALGTNISALWIITANGFMQNPVGYVVRNGRAELNDFWALVTNPYAWNMFFHTVVGCYIVGAFFVMAISAYHLLRKNEVEFFKKSFKFGLMLGLFAATITPFMGHQSGVSAAKYQPAKGAAMEAVWETGKGQGFSIVQIPDVKNEKNFEFLTIPKLGSFFYTNSFDGEIVGLKDIPKDERPNVNLVYYSFRLMVALGMFFMALTWYGFYLNRKGKLENSKRYLKITIWSVLLPYIAINAGWIVAEVGRQPWTVYKLMRTAESVSPISVPQIWFSLISLILFYTLLLIADVYLMLKFAKKGPAALEEPATEGGVAHVS from the coding sequence ATGTCCGACGTTCTGTTACTGAGTCGTTTTCAATTTGCAATTACTATTTTTTATCACTTTTTATTTGTACCTTTGACAATCGGACTTGTTATTTTGGTGGCATGTATGGAAACTCAATACGCCCGCACATTGAATCCAACATACCGCAAAATGGCAAATTTCTGGGGTAAATTATTTACAATTAACTTCGTAATGGGGATTATAACCGGGATTACAATGGAATTCCAATTTGGAACAAACTGGTCTGAGTACTCCAAATATATGGGAGACATTTTCGGATCACCTCTCGCAATCGAAGCACTTGTTGCCTTCTTCTTAGAATCTACTTTCATGGGAATATGGTTATTCGGTAAAGACAAAATTTCACCAAAGTTCCGTGCCTTCTGCATGTGGATGGTTGCACTTGGAACAAATATTTCCGCCCTTTGGATTATTACAGCAAACGGCTTTATGCAAAACCCTGTTGGCTACGTAGTACGTAACGGCCGCGCTGAATTAAATGATTTCTGGGCACTCGTTACGAATCCATACGCTTGGAATATGTTCTTCCATACTGTAGTTGGTTGTTATATTGTTGGTGCTTTCTTCGTTATGGCAATTAGTGCCTATCACTTATTACGTAAAAATGAAGTTGAATTCTTCAAAAAATCATTTAAGTTCGGCTTAATGTTAGGCTTATTCGCCGCAACAATTACACCGTTTATGGGACATCAATCTGGTGTATCAGCAGCTAAATATCAACCCGCAAAAGGAGCTGCGATGGAAGCAGTTTGGGAAACTGGAAAAGGACAAGGCTTCTCAATTGTTCAAATTCCTGATGTAAAAAATGAGAAGAACTTTGAATTCCTTACGATTCCAAAACTCGGAAGCTTCTTCTACACAAATTCATTTGATGGCGAAATTGTTGGTTTAAAAGATATTCCGAAAGATGAACGTCCAAATGTTAACCTCGTGTATTATAGCTTCCGCTTAATGGTTGCACTCGGTATGTTCTTTATGGCATTAACTTGGTATGGCTTCTATTTAAACCGAAAAGGAAAACTAGAAAACTCAAAACGTTATTTAAAAATTACAATATGGTCTGTCTTACTTCCTTATATTGCGATTAACGCAGGATGGATTGTCGCTGAAGTAGGTCGCCAACCATGGACAGTATATAAACTAATGCGTACAGCAGAATCTGTATCGCCTATATCTGTTCCACAAATTTGGTTCTCATTAATTAGTTTAATTTTATTCTACACTTTACTTTTAATCGCAGACGTATACTTAATGCTGAAGTTCGCGAAAAAAGGACCTGCCGCATTAGAAGAACCTGCTACTGAGGGAGGTGTGGCTCATGTCTCATGA
- a CDS encoding FeoA family protein — MSLVDIKIGEKVLVKSIQSLDQLLKRRLAAFGLAEGSELRLKQKAMFKGPCTLECRGQLISIRHCDAKMIKVELA; from the coding sequence ATGAGCTTAGTAGATATTAAAATTGGAGAGAAAGTGTTAGTAAAAAGTATTCAGTCTTTAGATCAGCTATTAAAGCGTAGACTAGCTGCTTTCGGTCTTGCTGAAGGAAGCGAACTTCGCCTGAAACAGAAAGCGATGTTCAAAGGTCCTTGTACATTGGAGTGTCGTGGACAGTTAATTAGTATTCGTCATTGTGATGCGAAAATGATAAAGGTGGAATTAGCGTGA
- a CDS encoding YczI family protein has translation MLKNIQIIIATIALSLALFSFFANFTILLPYVFILLSIMFILFGIDEMKKREKAKAFVYFLGSAFVLYVGVSNIFS, from the coding sequence ATGTTAAAAAACATTCAAATTATAATCGCCACTATCGCTCTTTCTCTCGCCCTATTTAGCTTCTTTGCAAACTTCACTATTCTTTTACCTTACGTGTTTATCCTTTTAAGTATTATGTTTATCCTTTTTGGAATTGATGAAATGAAGAAACGGGAAAAAGCAAAAGCATTTGTTTATTTTCTCGGTTCTGCCTTTGTTTTATATGTTGGAGTATCTAATATATTTTCATAA
- the luxS gene encoding S-ribosylhomocysteine lyase LuxS produces MPSVESFELDHTIVKAPYVRHCGVHNVGSDGIVNKFDIRFCQPNKQAMKPDVIHTLEHLLAFNLRKYIDRYPHFDIIDISPMGCQTGYYLVVSGTPTVREIIDLLELTLKDAVQITEIPAANETQCGQAKLHDLEGAQRLMNFWLSQDKDELEKVFG; encoded by the coding sequence ATGCCATCAGTAGAAAGCTTTGAATTAGATCATACGATTGTAAAGGCACCTTATGTAAGACATTGCGGAGTTCACAATGTAGGTAGTGACGGTATTGTAAATAAATTTGATATTCGTTTCTGCCAACCGAATAAACAAGCAATGAAACCAGATGTTATTCATACGTTAGAGCATTTATTAGCATTTAATTTACGTAAATATATTGATCGTTATCCGCATTTTGATATTATCGATATTTCACCGATGGGCTGCCAAACAGGATATTATCTTGTAGTAAGCGGAACACCGACAGTACGAGAAATCATTGATTTATTAGAACTAACATTAAAAGATGCGGTTCAAATTACAGAAATTCCAGCTGCAAATGAAACACAATGTGGTCAAGCGAAGCTTCACGACTTAGAAGGAGCGCAACGCTTAATGAACTTCTGGTTAAGCCAAGATAAAGATGAACTTGAGAAAGTGTTTGGATAA
- a CDS encoding spore germination protein, with the protein MKVGDKMPAVVEGVIIENCNGTINVGDKYNVQPIEKTKAYNGSGSSNTGMKVQTFSGISTADVWDNDANDQGIQFTL; encoded by the coding sequence ATGAAAGTGGGTGACAAAATGCCGGCAGTTGTGGAAGGTGTTATTATTGAAAACTGCAATGGAACAATTAATGTAGGTGACAAATATAACGTACAGCCGATTGAAAAGACGAAGGCTTATAATGGATCGGGATCATCAAATACAGGAATGAAAGTACAAACGTTTAGCGGGATTAGTACAGCTGATGTATGGGATAATGATGCGAATGATCAGGGGATACAGTTTACTTTATAG